In Thermovirga sp., the DNA window ACCCCGCCTGGCGAGGACCGCGTAAAGAGCGGGACAGGCATGATCCTTGCTGAAGACCAGCCTGTCCCTCTCAGGCCAGAGGGGTTCATCGGGCCTGATCCTCAGGACCTTCCAGTAAAGGAAGACCAGTATATCGACGACGGAAAGGGAAGAATCCAGGTGACCTGACCTCGAGACGCCGGTCATCCTGACTATATCTTTCCTAACTTCGAGTGCAATTCTTTCAAGTTCGCGCCTTTGAGAGGTTTTCATCACATCATTCTCCTGCGAGCATGGCTTCCAGGGTATGGCGGAAAACTTCTTCCAGCCTGCCTGTTGCCTCACCCGGCCCAGCCCCTCGCGGGGGATCCTGCTGGAACGAAGGAGGCTCGCCCCCATTCCAAAGGGGCAGGTTCCATTCCTCGGCGAAGGATCTGACCTTGGGCTCATAGGGTACCGCCAGGCAAGGCACACCCGCAAGGACCGAAATGAGGCAGAAGTGGAACCTCATGCCCATCGCCGCCTTCGCCTCCGACCACAGCTCCTGCGCCTCGTTGATATCCCTGATGCGGACAACACGGGAGGGGCTGAACACTCCGCGGGATTTGAAATCCTCCATGAGGGTTTTGTCTTCATCGGAAAGGGCGACCCCGACCAAGTCAAGACCGGACCTTTCCCCGACACGGGCCGTGGCAAGGGCGGTCGCTTCGGGGAGCCCCCTTCCCCAGGGCCTGACATTGACGAGGAGAAGGTTCCCATTTCCACCACCGGTGAAACCGGGCGCCATCGCGAAAACGAGGTCGGGAGCGATCCTGCTCTCGAGTCCCCAACTTTCAAGGAGCTCCTTCGATCCTTCGTCCCTGACGACCCTCTCCCGGCAGAGCGCAAGGGCATCGCGGGCCAGGAAGCGAGCCGTGCTCCTTCCCAGGGGTCCTATTGATTGACCAAAGGCCCAGGGCCTGCAGCCGGCGAGACGCGCCATCCTGGTCACTCCCCAGTAATAGGCGCAGGACCTCGTGCTGGTGGAATCCTGAAATAGTCCTCCGCCCCCGAGAAGCAACGTCCTGCTGGATCTCAGGACGGACATTACCTTTGCGGGGTTCCATCGGTCCGCCAGGGTCGGTCCCATCCCCTTCACCGGAGCTCCTTTACCGGCCGAAAGTACTGCCACCCTCTCGCCGGGCACCCCATTTTTCTTCAATAGGGCCAAGATGCTTTCAGCCATCATCTCGTCGCCGAGATTTCCGAAACCATAATAACCACAAAGGACTACGTCCAGTGGTCGACTCATCCTGCAATTACCCCCTGCCACCTTCTCCAGGCCGGCAGGACCAACAGTACAAGGACGGCCGCCACGACGGAACCCACGATGAGCCCGGTCCAGAGTCCGTTAAAAACACGGAGTAGTATGAAGGAAAGGTGGGTGTGAAAGTGACAGAAACTGTTTATCACTGACGAAAAGGCCAGCGTGGAGCCAAGCCTGAAGATCTCGCGGAAGCCCCCCCAGATATCCTTTCTCCTCACGACGAACCAGAGCACTAGGGCGGGATAGCCCGCAAAGATCTCCTTCGTCCTGGGTCGGGCGATCAGAAGTTGCTCCAGGAACTCCCGGAACCGTATCTCCCATCCGGGGACGAAGGATACGTTGCCGCTCCTGAGAGCCATGACCCCCGCCGCGGCGGCCAGGACTCCTACCAGGGCCAATTCTCCCCAGACCGGAGGCCGCGACAGGACCTGGGCCAACGACTCGGGATGGATCCTCCTCTTCAGGTCGTGAAGGAGCAGGATCATGGGGGGGAGCAGGAGCGCAATCTTGACACCCGAGAAAGTGCCCATTCTCAGCATGTACCAGGGAGTTCCGAAAAAGGAGGCTATAGCCAGGCCCGCCAAAAGGGCTACGGCCAGGCCGTAAATCACCCCCCGAAGGGGGCGCCCGAAGTTCTCGAGTGCCACCAAGGAGGCCTCGGCCGCTGCGAAGGAGGCGACCAGGGCCCCGGAGATCCTAGCAGCGATCGGAAGCTTGAGCGAAAGAACAGCCAGGAACACCGAAAGGACGAGCGCGACCACCGCTTCCTTCAGGTCAAGGCCTCTCTTCTCCACGGAAAGGAACCTGGCCGTCAGCCTCAAGGCCAGCGCGACCAGAACGAGACCGAGAGCAAGGGCGGAGAAGGGGCTTGTGCTCCAGCCCTCTATCGTTTCGGGCCAGCCGGTGCGGATGCCGAGCGAACCCAGCCGCTTCGATATCATGGAACATTCGTCGCCGAATCTCTTCAACCTGGAGCCCGAGTGGAGATCCGAGGGTCTCAGGTAGAGGATTTTGACGGAACGTTCCCGGGAGGCCCGAACGAATCTTTCCACCAAGTCGTCCCTGGTGAGCCTCCTGCTGAGGATCTCCTCCTTCCTCACGCTGTGCAGGGAGAGGATCTCCGGAAAAAGAGCCCTCTCGAGGGAGGCGGCCCCTATCTGTTGGGAGAACTCAACCTTTGAGATGGGGATGCTCCGCTCCCGGAGAACCTCCGAAAGGGGGCCCAACTCAGGATAACCGGCGACGAAAAGGCCCGCCGGAACCACGGCGCGTATATCGGGAAAGGCGTCCAGTACCGAGACCACCGCAAGGGCCACGTTTTCACCCCTGACCCCCAGCGTCGATCCGGGACGATAAATCAGCGGGATATCCCTTCCCCGGAGCAACTCCAGCATGGGATAGTCCGGTATCATGCCGGCTTCGAGGGTTTCCGCCAGCGAAAGGGGCTGCGCCAGCAGGTCCCCTTCCTCCAAGCTGAAGACCCTGGTCCCGGGAAATTTTTGAAGGATAAAAGCCTTGATCTCCCTGGAAAAGAGAGCACCGGGTTTGACCAGGATGGCCGCCGTATCCGGATACAAATCTCCCGGTCTAGATCCTGCGAGAAGGTCCCCCGCGGCTCCGTACTCCAGTTCCAGCATTTGGGCCGCCAGCTCCTGGCCTGTCAGTTCTCCGACCGCCACCGCGGTGAGCCCCCGTCCAAGAAGTTCATCGAGAACCGCGGGAACGGACAGCTCCGATTCCCTGGTTAGGCTCACCACATCCCTGATATCGGTGACCAGGGCCGCCACGTTGCCCTCCTTTTCGGCCTGGACCCGCGGGAGAAGGCCCAGGGCGGCGAAAAGAGCGGAAAACACCAGGAACAAGACAAAAAGGGAGAACGGTCCTTTCCTCACACTCTCTCACCCCACTGATCCTCGAGGGGCAACCCCATACCCTCCAGGAGCCTGCTCAACCTGAAGAGGGGGAGCCCTACGACGTTAAAATAGCAACCTCTGATTGAACGCACAAGCAGCGAGCCCAATCCCTGGATGGCATAGGCGCCAGCTTTGTCCTCGCTCTCGTTGCCCGAAAGGTAGGCCTTGATCTGGGTCTCCGAAAGGTCCCTGAAGGTGACCAGGGTCTCTT includes these proteins:
- a CDS encoding transketolase — its product is MKTSQRRELERIALEVRKDIVRMTGVSRSGHLDSSLSVVDILVFLYWKVLRIRPDEPLWPERDRLVFSKDHACPALYAVLARRGFFERDELWNFRRLGAMLQGRPEHARTPGVDAPGGSRGMAIGIANGLLLSSRMGGLDRRVICVMGADELQEGSLW
- the csaB gene encoding polysaccharide pyruvyl transferase CsaB: MSRPLDVVLCGYYGFGNLGDEMMAESILALLKKNGVPGERVAVLSAGKGAPVKGMGPTLADRWNPAKVMSVLRSSRTLLLGGGGLFQDSTSTRSCAYYWGVTRMARLAGCRPWAFGQSIGPLGRSTARFLARDALALCRERVVRDEGSKELLESWGLESRIAPDLVFAMAPGFTGGGNGNLLLVNVRPWGRGLPEATALATARVGERSGLDLVGVALSDEDKTLMEDFKSRGVFSPSRVVRIRDINEAQELWSEAKAAMGMRFHFCLISVLAGVPCLAVPYEPKVRSFAEEWNLPLWNGGEPPSFQQDPPRGAGPGEATGRLEEVFRHTLEAMLAGE